The following proteins are co-located in the Solenopsis invicta isolate M01_SB chromosome 7, UNIL_Sinv_3.0, whole genome shotgun sequence genome:
- the LOC105195062 gene encoding iodotyrosine deiodinase 1 isoform X3, translating to MIRFALFRKTRKQENEKSLEVEPALPRDLKHMPYHYVRKSEKELLARALEFYHITAARRTLRFFSADPVPKEVIREIIRAAGTAPSGAHTEPWTFVAISNPTTKSQIRDIVEQEEEINYKKRMGIKWTTDLSPLKTNWIKEYLTTAPYLILVFKQTYGIMPNGQKKIHYYHEISVSIACGILLTAIQYAGLVSLTSTPLNCGPAIRNLLGRPSNEKLTLLLPVGYPAEDATVPDLRRKDLSEILVEID from the exons ATGATCAGATTTGCTTTGTTTAGAAAAACAAGAAAGC AAGAGAATGAAAAATCGCTCGAGGTGGAGCCTGCTTTACCACGTGATCTCAAGCATATGCCGTATCACTACGTTCGGAAATCCGAAAAGGAATTATTAGCTCGTGCGTTAGAATTTTATCATATAACTGCAGCGAGACGAACTTTAAGATTTTTCAGCGCGGATCCGGTTCCGAAGGAAGTTATTCGTGAGATTATAAGGGCCGCAG GTACTGCTCCCAGTGGCGCGCATACGGAGCCATGGACCTTCGTTGCGATATCCAATCCGACTACAAAATCGCAAATCAGAGATATTGTGGAGCAAGAGGAGGAAATCAATTACAAGAAGAGGATGGGCATAAAGTGGACCACTGACTTGTCCCCGTTAAAGACCAATTGGATCAAGGAATATCTCACAACGGCGCCGTACCTGATCCTTGTGTTCAAACAGACTTACGGCATTATGCCAAATGGACAGAAAAAGATTCATTACTATCATGAAATAAGCGTTTCTATCGCGTGTGGAATTCTCCTTACTGCTATACag TATGCCGGATTGGTGTCCCTTACATCTACGCCATTGAATTGCGGACCGGCTATACGCAATCTCCTTGGACGTCCATCCAACGAGAAACTCACGTTACTCCTGCCGGTCGGTTACCCAGCCGAAGACGCCACTGTACCCGATTTACGGCGAAAAGATCTGTCGGAAATCTTGGTCGAGATCGATTAA
- the LOC105195062 gene encoding iodotyrosine deiodinase 1 isoform X2, protein MESCRSDLLSHFANWRVNTAAFEENEKSLEVEPALPRDLKHMPYHYVRKSEKELLARALEFYHITAARRTLRFFSADPVPKEVIREIIRAAGTAPSGAHTEPWTFVAISNPTTKSQIRDIVEQEEEINYKKRMGIKWTTDLSPLKTNWIKEYLTTAPYLILVFKQTYGIMPNGQKKIHYYHEISVSIACGILLTAIQYAGLVSLTSTPLNCGPAIRNLLGRPSNEKLTLLLPVGYPAEDATVPDLRRKDLSEILVEID, encoded by the exons AAGAGAATGAAAAATCGCTCGAGGTGGAGCCTGCTTTACCACGTGATCTCAAGCATATGCCGTATCACTACGTTCGGAAATCCGAAAAGGAATTATTAGCTCGTGCGTTAGAATTTTATCATATAACTGCAGCGAGACGAACTTTAAGATTTTTCAGCGCGGATCCGGTTCCGAAGGAAGTTATTCGTGAGATTATAAGGGCCGCAG GTACTGCTCCCAGTGGCGCGCATACGGAGCCATGGACCTTCGTTGCGATATCCAATCCGACTACAAAATCGCAAATCAGAGATATTGTGGAGCAAGAGGAGGAAATCAATTACAAGAAGAGGATGGGCATAAAGTGGACCACTGACTTGTCCCCGTTAAAGACCAATTGGATCAAGGAATATCTCACAACGGCGCCGTACCTGATCCTTGTGTTCAAACAGACTTACGGCATTATGCCAAATGGACAGAAAAAGATTCATTACTATCATGAAATAAGCGTTTCTATCGCGTGTGGAATTCTCCTTACTGCTATACag TATGCCGGATTGGTGTCCCTTACATCTACGCCATTGAATTGCGGACCGGCTATACGCAATCTCCTTGGACGTCCATCCAACGAGAAACTCACGTTACTCCTGCCGGTCGGTTACCCAGCCGAAGACGCCACTGTACCCGATTTACGGCGAAAAGATCTGTCGGAAATCTTGGTCGAGATCGATTAA
- the LOC105195062 gene encoding iodotyrosine deiodinase 1 isoform X1, giving the protein MFAEYVPFISNYFYHILFIVVSLVLYEKFFRQPTERKVTAQSGTHAFTASDESTDPTDSSEKENEKSLEVEPALPRDLKHMPYHYVRKSEKELLARALEFYHITAARRTLRFFSADPVPKEVIREIIRAAGTAPSGAHTEPWTFVAISNPTTKSQIRDIVEQEEEINYKKRMGIKWTTDLSPLKTNWIKEYLTTAPYLILVFKQTYGIMPNGQKKIHYYHEISVSIACGILLTAIQYAGLVSLTSTPLNCGPAIRNLLGRPSNEKLTLLLPVGYPAEDATVPDLRRKDLSEILVEID; this is encoded by the exons ATGTTCGCCGAATATGTGCCTTTTATAAGCAACTACTTCTATCACATACTCTTCATTGTCGTTTCGTTAGTTTTGTATGAAAAGTTCTTTAGACAACCGACCGAGAGAAAAGTGACGGCGCAAAGTGGGACGCATGCATTCACGGCATCCGACGAATCCACGGATCCGACGGACTCGAGTGAAA AAGAGAATGAAAAATCGCTCGAGGTGGAGCCTGCTTTACCACGTGATCTCAAGCATATGCCGTATCACTACGTTCGGAAATCCGAAAAGGAATTATTAGCTCGTGCGTTAGAATTTTATCATATAACTGCAGCGAGACGAACTTTAAGATTTTTCAGCGCGGATCCGGTTCCGAAGGAAGTTATTCGTGAGATTATAAGGGCCGCAG GTACTGCTCCCAGTGGCGCGCATACGGAGCCATGGACCTTCGTTGCGATATCCAATCCGACTACAAAATCGCAAATCAGAGATATTGTGGAGCAAGAGGAGGAAATCAATTACAAGAAGAGGATGGGCATAAAGTGGACCACTGACTTGTCCCCGTTAAAGACCAATTGGATCAAGGAATATCTCACAACGGCGCCGTACCTGATCCTTGTGTTCAAACAGACTTACGGCATTATGCCAAATGGACAGAAAAAGATTCATTACTATCATGAAATAAGCGTTTCTATCGCGTGTGGAATTCTCCTTACTGCTATACag TATGCCGGATTGGTGTCCCTTACATCTACGCCATTGAATTGCGGACCGGCTATACGCAATCTCCTTGGACGTCCATCCAACGAGAAACTCACGTTACTCCTGCCGGTCGGTTACCCAGCCGAAGACGCCACTGTACCCGATTTACGGCGAAAAGATCTGTCGGAAATCTTGGTCGAGATCGATTAA